CCGGGAAGCGGAGCTCCGTCAGGACCGGCACCAGGTACCAGACCACCGCGATCGCCAGGAGCGAGTGCATCCCGTGCCGGTGGCCGCCGCTGATGCGCCCGGCGGTCGCTGTCAGCAGCGAGGCGCCGGGCGCCGAGCGGGAGATCGTGGCGCGCGCGTGGTCGGCATCCGGTGCGAGGGCCCAGCCGGCGGTGACACCGAGGCCCACGAGCTGCAGATCGAGGGGCAGGGAGCCGAGCCCGAGCGGCCCCGCGATCGCCGGCACGGAGGTGGCGATCGCCCAGGCGAGGGCGCCGGAGACGGCGTGCGAGCGGCCCATCATCGCGGGGTCGACCTCCGGGGGCACGAGAAAACCCCCGGCGGGAGGCCGGGGGTGAGGGTGGGCGATACCGGACTCGAACCGATGACCTCTTCCGTGTGAAGGAAGCGCGCTACCAACTGCGCCAATCGCCCAGGAGGCCGTCTTGTGGACGACCCGAGTAAGGATCGTAGCGGATCCGCCGGGGCGCGATGCACCACTCCGGGGCACCACGCCCGGGTGAACGGGATGTGTCGGGCGGGTTTCGCGCGGAAAGACGGGGAAGGCGCCACCGCGGCCGAGATCGGCGCGCGCTCGATTTGGATTCTCGTGCGGCCGTCGGATACAGTCTTCTAGGTCGAGCCGGGGAGCGAAAGCGCCGGGTGAGACAGGCAAGAAGCAAGACAGGCAAGAAGCAAGACCGGCGAAGTGCACGACAAACCAGCAAGACCAGCAAGACCTCCATGCGGATGTGGCGCAGCGGTAGCGCATCACCTTGCCAAGGTGAGGGTCGCGAGTTCGAATCTCGTCATCCGCTCGAATACCGGCCTCCGGGCCGGTATTTCTGAAGAACAGTGGTCGGGAGCACCCCAGGGTGTCCTCCCGCCTGGTCGGCCCTCGGGCCGCCGACACCGAATCCCGTACACGGTGGATTGGCCGAGAGGCGAGGCAGCGGCCTGCAAAGCCGTATACACGGGTTCGAATCCCGTATCCACCTCGATCGTTCACCGAGCGAGGCGCTCTTCACGGAGCAACGGGCGATTGGCGCAGCGGTAGCGCGCTTCCCTGACACGGAAGAGGTCACTGGTTCGATCCCAGTATCGCCCACCACCAGAACCCCCGGCCCCCGCGGCCGGGGGTTCTCTCGTTCCCGGAGGTCCCCGACCGAGGAGTGGCGGGAGCCGGCTGCTCCGGCGACGGCGCCCCTTCTGCCCGGTTCCGCGCGAGCCGACCGGGTAACGACTACTCTCGTCGCGATGACCGCCCCGATCGCACTCGACGACTCCACCTGGCTCCGGCTGATCGCCCGCGAGGACGGTCCCGCGCTCGCGAGCGCCTACCGTCGCAACCGCCGGCACCTCGAGCCCTGGGAGCCCGTGCGCTCGGTGCGCTTCTTCGAGGCGGGCGGACAGACCGACGCCATCGCCGACGTCCTCTTCGCTCACCGGGCCGGCAGTGTGCTGCCGCTGGTGCTCGAGCGCGGCGGCGAGATCGTCGGACGCCTCACGCTGTCGAACGTGGTCCGCGGCGCCTTCGACAGCGCCGACCTCGGCTACTGGCTCGACGCGTCCCTCCAGGGCCGCGGGCTGATGACGCGGGCCGTCGGGGAGACGCTCCGGATCGCGAGGGACGAGCTGCGGCTGCACCGCGTGCAGGCCGGGACGCTCCTGCACAACCGCGGATCGCAGACGGTGCTCGAGCACAACGGGTTCGAGCGGATCGGTATCGCCCGCCGGTACCTCCGGATCGCCGGCGAGTGGCAGGACCACGTGCTGTTCCAGGTGCTCCTCGAGGGCGAGCAGCGACTCGACCCGCCGCATCCGGCGAGCGACGATCCGGGCATCAGCCCCGCCAGGGGTCGGCTCGTCTAGGGTGGGCGGCGCCGACGACCGATCGGCACGGGGATCCCGAGAGGACGACTGGACGATGACGCGCATCATCGGCGCACGCGAGTTCGACTTCGAGCGCGAGGTCGCCGTGATGGCGGTGGTGAACCGCACTCCCGACTCGTTCTACGACAGGGGGTCGACGTTCGCGCTCGACCGGGCGGTCGACGCCGCCGTGCGGGCCGCCGAGCTCGGGGCCGACTGGGTCGACATCGGCGGAGTGCCGTTCGGCCGGGGACCGGCGGTGTCGCTGCAGGAGGAGATCGACCGGGTCGTGCCCGTGGTCGCGGGCATCCGCGAGCGGAGCGACGTGGTGATCTCGGTCGACACGACCCGCTCCGAGGTGGCCCGAGCGAGCATCGACGAGGGCGCCTGCGTCGTCAACGACACCAGCGGGCTGCACGATCCGCGGATGCTCGAGGTCGTCGCCTCCTCGGCGGCTCAGCTGGTCGTCACGCACAGCATGGGCGCGCCGCGGAGCGAGCCGACCCGGCCGGAGTACGACGACGTCGTCGCGACGGTGGTCGCCTTCCTCCGGGACCGCGTGGAGCGCGCGCTGGCCGCGGGAGTGCCCCCGGAGCGGATCATCGTGGACCCCGGGCACGACCTGAACAAGAACACCCTGCACACCCTGGAGCTGACCCGCCGGCTCGGCGAGGTGGCGGCGCTGGGGTACCCGGTGCTGGCGGCGGTGTCGAACAAGGACTTCATCGGCGAGACGCTCGACCGGCCGCAGGGGGAGCGGCTCGAGGGCTCCCTCGCGGCCGCGGTGATCTGCATTCTGAACGGGGCGCGGATCGTGCGGATGCACGACGTGCGGCAGGCGGTCGACGCGGTGCGGCTGACGGAGGCCGTGCTCGGCTGGCGCGCGCCGGCCTACCTGCGGCACAACATCGAGGAGGCGGGCGCGTGAGCGCGGCGATCGACCTCCTGCACCCCTCTGCGGGCGCGGACCTCGACGACGACGCGCTGCTCGCGCTGTACTCCCGGGAGGCGGCCGAGCGGTGGCTCCGCGTGAACTTCGTCTCGAGCATCGACGGAGCGGTGACGCACGACGGAGTGTCGGGCGCCCTCGGAGGCGAGGCCGACCTGCGCGTCTTCGATCTGCTGCGCCGGCTGGCCGATGTGGTCCTGGTGGCCGCGGGCACGGTGCGCGCGGAGGGCTACGGCCCGATGGTGCTGGGCGAGGAGGCCGCGACCGCACGCGCGGCGGCGGGGCTGCCTCCGCACCCGGTCTTCGCGATCGTCTCCGGCTCGCTCGAGCTCGACGCGGGGTCGCGGATCTTCACCGAGGCGCCGGTGCGGCCGGTGGTGGTGACCACGGGGCGCTCACCCGTGGGCCGGCGCGACCGGCTCGCGGAGGTCGCCGAGGTGCTCGTCTGCGGCGAGGACGCGCTGGACGCCCCGCGGATGCGCGACGCCCTGGCCGAGCGCGGGCTGGCCCGGATCCACTGCGAGGGCGGACCGGCGCTGCTCGGCGCGCTGCTGGCGGACGACGCGGTGGACGAGCTCGACCTGACGCTGAGCCCGACGCTCGAGTCGGGCGACGCCGGCCGCATCGCGCGCGGGGCGCTGCCGGGTGCCCGGGATCAGCGGCTGGCGCACGTGCTCGCCTCCGGCGACACCCTTCTGCTGCGCTACCTCCGGCGCCGCTGACCCGCGCCCGCCGACGGGCTCCGCGAGATGCCACTCCGGTACGCCCCGCACGGCGTGCGGCGTACCGGAGTGGCATCTCGCGGAGGGGATCAGAGGGTCAGCTGAGGGGAGAGGGCGCGCGGGGCCAGGCGCTGGAGCTGGGTGACGTGCTCGGGGGTCAGCTCCTCGAGCGAGGTGACGCCCAGGAGGCGCATCGTGCGGGTGATCTGCTCGGAGAGGATCTCGATCATCCGGTTGACGCCCGCCTCGCCGCCGGCCATCAGGCCGTAGAGGTACGCGCGGCCGACGAGCGTGAACCGGGCGCCGTGCGCGATCGCGGCGACGATGTCGGCTCCCGACATGATGCCGGTGTCGAGGTGGACCTCCATGCCCGACGAGCCGACCTCGCGGACCACCTCCGGGAGCAGGTGGAACGGGATCGGGGCGCGGTCGAGCTGGCGGCCGCCGTGGTTCGAGAGCACGATACCGTCGATGCCCAGCTCGGCGACGCGGCGGGCGTCGTCCACCGTCTGGATGCCCTTGACGACGACCTTCCCGGGCCACTGGTCGCGGATCCAGGCCAGGTCGTCGAAGCCGACCGTCGGGTCGAACATGGTGTCGAGCAGCTCGCCGACGGTCCCCGACCAGCGGTCGAGGGAGGCGAACGAGAGCGGCTCGGTGGTGAGGAAGTCGATCCACCACCAGGGGCGCGGCAGAGCGTTGACGACGGTGCCGCGGGTCAGCTGCGGGGGGATGGAGAAGCCGTTGCGCTTGTCGCGGAGGCGCGCGCCGGCGACGGGGACGTCGACGGTGACCAGCAGGGTGTCGTAGCCGGAGGCGGCGGCACGGTCGACGAGCGCCATCGAGCGGTCGCGGTCCTTCCACATGTAGAGCTGGAACCAGTTGCGGCCGTGCGGATTCGCCGCCTTCACATCCTCGATGGCGGTCGTGCCCATCGTGGAGAGGGAGAACGGGATGCCCCACTTGGCGGCGTTCCGGGCTCCGGCGATCTCGCCCTCCGTCTGCATCATCCGGGTGAAGCCGGTCGGGGCGATGCCGAAGGGGAGTGACACGGGGGCGCCGAGGACGTCCCAGCCGGTGCGCACCTGGGACACGTCGCGCAGCACCGCCGGGTTGAACTGGATGTCCTCGAAGGCCTGGCGGGCGCGACCGAGCGAGATCTCCGCCTCCGCGGCCCCCTCCGTGTAGTCGAAGGCGGCCTTCGGCGTGCGGCGCCGGGCGATGCGCTGGAGGTCGTAGACGGTCAGCGCCTTGTCGAGCCGGGCCTTCTTGAGATCGAGCTCGGGCGTCTTGAACTGCATCAGGGGCGCGAGATCGCGCACCTTCGGGATTCGGCGGTCGACCATGGTCAGTCCTTCTTCGCGGTGAGGTGGGTCTCGGCGTAGTAGCCGGAGATGTGGCGGTGGACGAGGGAGCGGGCGAGCTCGGGGTCGGCGGCGTCGATGGCGTCGACCAGGGCGCGGTGCTCGCGGCGGAGGCGGTCGCGGGTGCTCGCCCAGTCGGGCAGCGAGCGGGCCGCCTCGAGCACGTAGCTCTCGACGGCGTCGCGGAGACCCGCGGTCATCGCGGCGATCACGGCGTTGCCCGACGCCTCTGCGAGCGAGAGGTGGAACTGCTGGTCGAGGGCGAGGAAGGCGTCGTGGTCGAGCGTCCCGGCGTCCATCGCGTCGAGGAGCTCGCGGCTGTCGTCGAGCGCGATGCCCACGGTGCGGGCGAGATCGTCGACGACGGCCGTCTCGAGCACGAGGCGGGTGCGCACCACGTCCTCGACGGCGAAGCCGCTCGCGGCGACCTGGAGGCGCAGCAGCGCGCTCATGCCGCCGGTGGGGCGCGCGACGATGACGGCGCCCGCGGTGGGCCCGGAGCCGGCTCGGGTGCGGACGAGGCCCATCACCTCGAGGACGCGGACGGCCTCGCGGACGGAGGAGCGGCCGACTCCGAGCTCGAGGGCGAGCACGCGCTCTCCGGGGAGGCGGTCGCCCGGCGAGAGGACGCCGGTGAGCAGCAGGCCCTCGACGTGCGCCAGCACGGTCTCCCAGGCGCGGTCGCTCATCCGCCTCACCCCTCTCTGTGGTCGGACCACACGATATCCTGTGGTCCGACCACAGACAAGACCGTTCGGTAGCCTGGCGCGATGACCGGTCCGGATCTCTCGCGGCAGTGGTCCCTCGGCGACCTCGCTCTCCCTCCGATCGCGCTCGCGAGGAACGGCGGTGCCGCTCCGCGGCTCGTCTGGCGGAACCAGCTCGACGGGCTCACCTTCCGCGTGCGGGACGGCTACCTGAAGTGGAGCCCCGACTCGGCCGGCGTCGATCTCGGCCGGGAGGCGGAGCGGCTGCGCTGGCTCGAGGGCAGGATCCCGGCTCCGGTGCTGCTCGAGCACGGGCGCGGGGACGGCGGGGAGTGGCTGCTGACGCGGGCGCTGCCGGGGGAGAGCGCGGTCTCGCCGCGGTGGATCGCGGAGCCCGGGACAGCGGTGCGGGCGATCGCGGCGGGACTGCGCGCGGTGCACGCGCTGCCGGTGGCCGAGGTGCCGGCCTCGCTGCGCGGGGGCTCGTGGTTCGATCGCCGCGTCGAGCGGCTGGGCGCGCCTCCGCTGCCCGCCGACCCCGTGGTGGTGCACGGCGACGCCTGCGCGCCCAACACGCTGCTGGACGACGACGGGCACTGGAGCGGGATCGTGGACGTCGGAGACCTGGGGGTCGGCGACCGGTGGGCCGACCTCGCGATCGCGGCGATGAGCCTCCGCTGGAACTACGGCGACGGGCTCGAGCCCCTGCTGCTGGAGGAGTACGGCATCGCGCCGGACGACGAGCGCGCGGCCCGCTACCGCGCCCTGTGGGACGCGGAGTCGTGAGCGGTCAGCTCTTCGCGGCCTCGTCGTCCTGGGCCGGGGCGTCGGAGGAGCGGTTCTCGTTCGAGAGCCGGATCCACTTGCCGTCGCGGACGTCCTGCTCGTGCACGGCCTGCTTCTTCTCGCTCGCCGCGGTGTCGCGGGGCGGGAGCTGCAGGGTCTCCTCGGCCTCGATGCCGGCCTGGAGCTGACGGCCGCGCTCGAGCTCGGCGTCGAACTCGGCGCCGAAGAGCAGGGCGATGTTCGTGATCCAGATCCAGAGGAGGAAGACGATGACCGCACCCAGCGAGCCGTACGTCTTGTCGTAGTTCGAGAAGTTCGCGACGTAGAAGGCGAAGCCGACCGAGGCGATCAGCCAGATCGCGAGGGCGAGGAACGCCCCGGTGCTGATCCAGCGGAACTTCGGCTGCCGGATGTTCGGCGCGAAGTAGTACAGGACCGCGATGATCACGACGGCGATCAGCAGGAGGACCGGCCACTTGACGATGTTCCACACCGTGAGCGCCGCCGGGCCGAGGCCCACGACATCGCCGACGGCCGAGGCGACCGGGCCGCTCAGCACGAGCAGGAGTGCCGCGACGACGATGAGGACCACGGTGACGACGGTGACGCCGAGCATGGTGGGACGGAGCTTCCAGAAGGGGCGGCCCTCGTCGATCTCGTAGATGCGGTTCATCGCCCGGCCGAACGCGCCGACGTAGCCGGATGCGGACCAGATCGCGCCGACGATTCCGGTGATGAGGGCGAGGCCGGCGGCGGGGGAGCTGGTCAGCGACTCGATCGGGTCGCGCAGCAGGTCGACCACCTGGGCCGAGGCGAGGTTGCCCACGAGCTCGAGGACGGTGTCGGTGGTGGCCTGCGCCTGGCCGAAGACGCCGAGGACGGAGACGATCGCGAGCAGCGCCGGGAAGAGGGCGAGCACGGCGTAGTACGTGAGTGCGGCGGCGAGGTCGGTGCACTGGTCGGCGCCGAACTCGCGACCCGTCTTCTTCAGGACGTACAGCCAGGAGCGCTTGGTGATGTCGCTGACCTCGTCGGGCTTGCGCGCGTCATCGGGCTCGGGCGCGGTCTTCTCACGGGTCGTGCTCTTCTCGGCCATGCCGACACGCTATTGCCCCGGGGGCGCCGGCGGAGGGCCTTGACGGGGGTCAGGCGGTGCGGGAGTGGCGCGCCGCGGCGAAGACGCCGAAGAGGAGGAACGAGATCGTGGCGCCGAGCACCACGGCGAGCGGCGCGTCCCAGCCGCCGCTCGCGTCGTGGGCGAAGCCGAGCACGGTGGGGGCGGTCGCGGCGACGGCGTAGCCGATGCCCTGCACGGTCGCGGACAGGCGGGAGGCGTGCGCATCCGACTGCGAGAGCCGGACGACGAGGACGAAGACGACGGTGAATCCGCCGCCCTGCGCGATGCCGCCGAGGATGCACCAGAGCGCCCAGAGCTGTGGTGCGAGCAGCAGCCCGGCGGGGACGGTGCACCAGAGCACGCCGACCAGAGCGATGCTGCCCAGAGGCCGGAGGCGCTTCACGAGCAGGGGGACGCCGATCGCTCCGACGACCGCGGCGAGCTGGAAGACCGACGAGCTGGCGCCGGCCGTCTCGATCGTGAAGCCGTTGCGGTCGACGAGGAGCGTGGGCAGCCACGCGGTGACTCCGTAGTACGAGAACGCCTGGCTCGAGAAGCACACGGCCAGGGCCAGGACGGTGGCGCTGCGCCAGATGCGCGGAGCGGGGGCGGCGGGACCGCGATCGGCGGTGCGGCGCGGGGCGGGCTTCAGCGCCCGGGCCGGACCGACGGCGAGCAGCCAGCCGAGCAGCGCGAGGGCGTTCAGCACGAGCCAGACGAGCAGGGCGCCGCGCCAGCCGATCGCGAGCGCGAGGGGCGCGGTGCCGAGCGAGGTGATCGTCGAGCCGATGTTGAGCGCGGCCGTGTAGACGCCGGTCGTGAGGTCCACGCGCTCCGGCGAGACGTCTCGGCGGATGACGACGGGCACCACGACGTTGCCGATGGTGATGAACACGCCGATCACGACGGTACCGGCGACCACTGCGACCACGTCTCCGGCCGAGCGGAGGATCGTGCCCAGCGCGACTCCGAGGACCGTGACGACGACCGCGGCGTCGGGCCCCGCCCGGCGGATCACGACGAGGGCGAGCGGTGTCGCCAGGGCGAAGCAGAGCACGGGGATGCTGGTGAGCACGCCCGCCTGGCCGGAGGAGAGGGAGAGGTCGTCGCGGATCGCGTCGATCACCGGCGCCAGAGCGACGATCGGTCCGCGCAGGACGAAGGCGACCAGGGCGACCGCGACGACGAAGAGCCAGGGGGCGCTCCGGCGCGCGGTCATCGGCGCATCGACTTGGGACCCCCGGCTCACCCCGCGAGCCCGGCGAGATCGGACAGGTTGGAGAGGAAGGAGAGGACGCCGGTGACGATGCCGACGATGCCGGTGATGAGGCCCGCGGTCGCCAGACCGCGTCCGCCGCCCAGGCTCTCGGCGGCCGCGCGTCCACGAACGCCGAACACGATCGCGAGGATCGAGGGGACCAGGAGCGGGTTGATCAGGATGCTGATGATGCCGAGCACGAGGCTCGCGATCGCCATCGGATTGCGGCCGGCGGACGAGGACGGGGCCGACGGGTAGGCGTAGAGCTCGGGCTGCTGGGCCGGCTGATCGGGAGCGCTCGGCGTGCCGTAGAGCGGGACGGAGGGCGCCGGCGCGGCGGCGGGGCGGGAGCGGTCCGTCCACGACGTGCCGTCCCAGTAGAGCTCGGATCCGATGTCGGCGGGGTGCGGGTACCAGCCGGGCGCGGGAACGGGAGCGGAGTCGTCGGGCATGCGCCGATTCTAGAGCGGGCGGGCGGTGCCGACGGGCGCCCGGGAGAATGGCCGGGGCTCCGCGCGGCGGAGCGGAGAGGCGGAGCCGGATGGACTGGAGCATCGAGGACGTGGCGTGGACGCATCCGGCGGCGGAGGAGCTGCGGGCCGCCCAGCGCCGCGAGCTCGACGAGCGCTACGGGAGCGACGACCACGAACCGGGGCAGGCGCCGTCGGCCGAGGACGTCCCGGTGTTCGTCGTGGCGCGCGACTCGGGCGGTGAGGCGGTGGCGTGCGGCGGACTGCGCCCGCTCGACGACTCCGTGCTCGGGCCGGGGTCGATCGAGGTGAAGCGGATGTTCGTGGCGCCGGGAGCGCGAGGCTCGGGGGTGTCGACCGCGGTCCTGCGGGCGCTGGAGGAGCGGGCACGGGCCAGGGGCGCGGCGCGGCTGGTGCTCGAGACGGGCACGCTGCAGCCGGACGCGATCCGCTTCTACTCGCGCGAGGGCTATGCGCCGATCCCGCTGTTCGGGGCCTACGAGGGGTCCGATCTGTCGGTCTGCTTCGGGCGCGAGCTGTAGGGCGCGCGGGGCGCTGCGGTCCGGCCGAGGACACCGCCCGCAACCATCCGTCCGCCGACGTCGACGCTCGCGCCGAGGTGGGGGCCGGGACGACCAGCGTGCCGCCGAGCGCAGCTGTGGCGGCACCGTCGAGGAGACCACGGCGAGCTCGATCGGGTGGGCGGTGGTGCCCGCCGGCCGGGTGAGGCCGGGGCGGCCGGGGCGGCGCGTCGGGTGTCGTCCCGCGCCCTCTCCGCTCGGTCGGTCGTCGTCCCGAGGGCGACTAAAGTCGAGGGGTCTGCGAAGCCTGAGGAGTGTCCGCGCGTGTCGAACGAATCGTCGAATCCCCCCGAGAACGAGTCGTCCCTCGAGGTGACCGAGGCCGGAACGGGGTTCACGCACTTCACCGATCGGGCCGTCGTCGCCCTCCGGGTCAACGGGGAACTGCGCGATCTGGCCGCCGACGTCGTCCCGGGCGACCGCATCGAGCCCGTCCTGATCTCCTCGCCCGACGGGCTGGACATCCTCCGCCACTCCGCCGCCCACGTGCTCGCCCAGGCCGTGCAGCAGATCAACCCGGAGGCGCGGCTCGGCATCGGCCCGCCCGTCACCGACGGCTTCTACTACGACTTCGACGTCGAGGAGCCCTTCACCCCCGAGGCGATGAAGGCCCTCGAGAAGGCGATGGACCGCATCATCCGCCAGGGCCAGCGCTTCGTGCGCCGCGTCGTGACCGAGGACGAGGCCCGCGCCGAGCTGTCGGCCGAGCCCTACAAGCTCGAGCTGATCGGGCTGAAGGGCGGAGGCTCCGACGGCGAGTCGGTCGAGGTCGGCGGTGCGGAGCTGACGATCTACGACAACGTCGACCCCCGCACCGGCGACACCGTGTGGAAGGACCTCTGCCGCGGCCCGCACCTCCCGAACACCCGGATGATCGGCAACGGCTACGCCCTGACCCGCAACGCCGCGGCCTACTGGCGCGGCTCCGAGAAGAACCCGCAGCTCCAGCGCGTCTACGGCACCGCCTGGCCGACCAAGGACGAGCTGCGCGCGCACCAGGCGCGGCTCGAGGAGGCGGCCCGCCGCGACCACCGCAAGATCGGGCACGAGCTCGACCTCTTCTCCTTCCCCGACGAGATCGGCTCCGGACTCGCGGTCTTCCACCCCAAGGGCGGCATCATCCGCTACGAGATCGAGCAGTACATGCGCGAGCAGCTGCTCGCCCACGACTACGAGCTCGTCTACTCGCCGCACATCACCAAGGGCGACCTCTTCATGACGAGCGGCCACCTGCAGTGGTACTCCGAGGGGATGTTCCCCCCGATGCACCTCGACGAGCTGCAGGACGAGGACGGCACGATCACGCGCCAGGGCCAGGACTACTACCTCAAGCCCATGAACTGCCCCTTCCACAACCTGATCTTCCGTTCGCGGGGCCGCAGCTACCGCGAGCTGCCGCTGCGTCTGGCCGAGTTCGGCACCGTCTACCGCTACGAGAAGAGCGGAACGCTGCAGGGCCTCACGCGTGTCCGCGGACTCACCCAGGACGACGCGCACATCTACGTCGCCCAGGAGGACGTGGCGGCCGAGCTGACCCGCAACCTCGAGTTCGTGCTGCAGGTCCTGCGCGACTACGGCCTCGACGACTTCTACCTCGAGCTCTCGACGAACGAGGAG
The genomic region above belongs to Rathayibacter sp. VKM Ac-2759 and contains:
- a CDS encoding GNAT family N-acetyltransferase, with the protein product MTAPIALDDSTWLRLIAREDGPALASAYRRNRRHLEPWEPVRSVRFFEAGGQTDAIADVLFAHRAGSVLPLVLERGGEIVGRLTLSNVVRGAFDSADLGYWLDASLQGRGLMTRAVGETLRIARDELRLHRVQAGTLLHNRGSQTVLEHNGFERIGIARRYLRIAGEWQDHVLFQVLLEGEQRLDPPHPASDDPGISPARGRLV
- the folP gene encoding dihydropteroate synthase encodes the protein MTRIIGAREFDFEREVAVMAVVNRTPDSFYDRGSTFALDRAVDAAVRAAELGADWVDIGGVPFGRGPAVSLQEEIDRVVPVVAGIRERSDVVISVDTTRSEVARASIDEGACVVNDTSGLHDPRMLEVVASSAAQLVVTHSMGAPRSEPTRPEYDDVVATVVAFLRDRVERALAAGVPPERIIVDPGHDLNKNTLHTLELTRRLGEVAALGYPVLAAVSNKDFIGETLDRPQGERLEGSLAAAVICILNGARIVRMHDVRQAVDAVRLTEAVLGWRAPAYLRHNIEEAGA
- a CDS encoding pyrimidine reductase family protein, with translation MSAAIDLLHPSAGADLDDDALLALYSREAAERWLRVNFVSSIDGAVTHDGVSGALGGEADLRVFDLLRRLADVVLVAAGTVRAEGYGPMVLGEEAATARAAAGLPPHPVFAIVSGSLELDAGSRIFTEAPVRPVVVTTGRSPVGRRDRLAEVAEVLVCGEDALDAPRMRDALAERGLARIHCEGGPALLGALLADDAVDELDLTLSPTLESGDAGRIARGALPGARDQRLAHVLASGDTLLLRYLRRR
- a CDS encoding alpha-hydroxy acid oxidase; translated protein: MVDRRIPKVRDLAPLMQFKTPELDLKKARLDKALTVYDLQRIARRRTPKAAFDYTEGAAEAEISLGRARQAFEDIQFNPAVLRDVSQVRTGWDVLGAPVSLPFGIAPTGFTRMMQTEGEIAGARNAAKWGIPFSLSTMGTTAIEDVKAANPHGRNWFQLYMWKDRDRSMALVDRAAASGYDTLLVTVDVPVAGARLRDKRNGFSIPPQLTRGTVVNALPRPWWWIDFLTTEPLSFASLDRWSGTVGELLDTMFDPTVGFDDLAWIRDQWPGKVVVKGIQTVDDARRVAELGIDGIVLSNHGGRQLDRAPIPFHLLPEVVREVGSSGMEVHLDTGIMSGADIVAAIAHGARFTLVGRAYLYGLMAGGEAGVNRMIEILSEQITRTMRLLGVTSLEELTPEHVTQLQRLAPRALSPQLTL
- a CDS encoding FCD domain-containing protein, coding for MSDRAWETVLAHVEGLLLTGVLSPGDRLPGERVLALELGVGRSSVREAVRVLEVMGLVRTRAGSGPTAGAVIVARPTGGMSALLRLQVAASGFAVEDVVRTRLVLETAVVDDLARTVGIALDDSRELLDAMDAGTLDHDAFLALDQQFHLSLAEASGNAVIAAMTAGLRDAVESYVLEAARSLPDWASTRDRLRREHRALVDAIDAADPELARSLVHRHISGYYAETHLTAKKD
- a CDS encoding aminoglycoside 3'-phosphotransferase: MTGPDLSRQWSLGDLALPPIALARNGGAAPRLVWRNQLDGLTFRVRDGYLKWSPDSAGVDLGREAERLRWLEGRIPAPVLLEHGRGDGGEWLLTRALPGESAVSPRWIAEPGTAVRAIAAGLRAVHALPVAEVPASLRGGSWFDRRVERLGAPPLPADPVVVHGDACAPNTLLDDDGHWSGIVDVGDLGVGDRWADLAIAAMSLRWNYGDGLEPLLLEEYGIAPDDERAARYRALWDAES
- a CDS encoding YihY/virulence factor BrkB family protein, with translation MAEKSTTREKTAPEPDDARKPDEVSDITKRSWLYVLKKTGREFGADQCTDLAAALTYYAVLALFPALLAIVSVLGVFGQAQATTDTVLELVGNLASAQVVDLLRDPIESLTSSPAAGLALITGIVGAIWSASGYVGAFGRAMNRIYEIDEGRPFWKLRPTMLGVTVVTVVLIVVAALLLVLSGPVASAVGDVVGLGPAALTVWNIVKWPVLLLIAVVIIAVLYYFAPNIRQPKFRWISTGAFLALAIWLIASVGFAFYVANFSNYDKTYGSLGAVIVFLLWIWITNIALLFGAEFDAELERGRQLQAGIEAEETLQLPPRDTAASEKKQAVHEQDVRDGKWIRLSNENRSSDAPAQDDEAAKS
- a CDS encoding MFS transporter, coding for MTARRSAPWLFVVAVALVAFVLRGPIVALAPVIDAIRDDLSLSSGQAGVLTSIPVLCFALATPLALVVIRRAGPDAAVVVTVLGVALGTILRSAGDVVAVVAGTVVIGVFITIGNVVVPVVIRRDVSPERVDLTTGVYTAALNIGSTITSLGTAPLALAIGWRGALLVWLVLNALALLGWLLAVGPARALKPAPRRTADRGPAAPAPRIWRSATVLALAVCFSSQAFSYYGVTAWLPTLLVDRNGFTIETAGASSSVFQLAAVVGAIGVPLLVKRLRPLGSIALVGVLWCTVPAGLLLAPQLWALWCILGGIAQGGGFTVVFVLVVRLSQSDAHASRLSATVQGIGYAVAATAPTVLGFAHDASGGWDAPLAVVLGATISFLLFGVFAAARHSRTA
- a CDS encoding DUF4190 domain-containing protein, coding for MPDDSAPVPAPGWYPHPADIGSELYWDGTSWTDRSRPAAAPAPSVPLYGTPSAPDQPAQQPELYAYPSAPSSSAGRNPMAIASLVLGIISILINPLLVPSILAIVFGVRGRAAAESLGGGRGLATAGLITGIVGIVTGVLSFLSNLSDLAGLAG
- a CDS encoding GNAT family N-acetyltransferase, with protein sequence MDWSIEDVAWTHPAAEELRAAQRRELDERYGSDDHEPGQAPSAEDVPVFVVARDSGGEAVACGGLRPLDDSVLGPGSIEVKRMFVAPGARGSGVSTAVLRALEERARARGAARLVLETGTLQPDAIRFYSREGYAPIPLFGAYEGSDLSVCFGREL
- the thrS gene encoding threonine--tRNA ligase, whose protein sequence is MTEAGTGFTHFTDRAVVALRVNGELRDLAADVVPGDRIEPVLISSPDGLDILRHSAAHVLAQAVQQINPEARLGIGPPVTDGFYYDFDVEEPFTPEAMKALEKAMDRIIRQGQRFVRRVVTEDEARAELSAEPYKLELIGLKGGGSDGESVEVGGAELTIYDNVDPRTGDTVWKDLCRGPHLPNTRMIGNGYALTRNAAAYWRGSEKNPQLQRVYGTAWPTKDELRAHQARLEEAARRDHRKIGHELDLFSFPDEIGSGLAVFHPKGGIIRYEIEQYMREQLLAHDYELVYSPHITKGDLFMTSGHLQWYSEGMFPPMHLDELQDEDGTITRQGQDYYLKPMNCPFHNLIFRSRGRSYRELPLRLAEFGTVYRYEKSGTLQGLTRVRGLTQDDAHIYVAQEDVAAELTRNLEFVLQVLRDYGLDDFYLELSTNEEGNPKFVGDPEQWEAAIESLRAVAVASGLELVPDPGGAAFYGPKISVQARDAIGRTWQMSTIQLDFNQPERFELEYTASDGTKKQPVMIHRALFGSIERFFAILTEHYAGAFPVWLSPVQVIGIPIADEYLPYLEGVIGELKKSGVRAEIDYSSDRMQKKIRNATLQKVPFQLIVGEKDRDAGAVSFRFRDGTQENGIPVADAVARIREAIASKAQV